A region of Mesorhizobium sp. M3A.F.Ca.ET.080.04.2.1 DNA encodes the following proteins:
- a CDS encoding glutathione S-transferase family protein encodes MTIMLYDLVGHDAQRPFSPHCWKAKMALAHKRLEVNQLPTRFLEVPKVEGGVSKTVPVIRDGERVVADSFAIALYLDEAYPERPTLFGGEGGKAMARFIERWSQLTIHPFITSVALLDLHGMQDEANAAYFRENREQRFGKRLEEVVAGRDAGITGFRASLEPLRSMLTYQPFLGGASPLFADYIVFGALQWGRIASPYRLLDEGDSVAQWFERCLDLHGGIGRQVAAAA; translated from the coding sequence ATGACCATTATGCTCTATGATCTCGTCGGCCACGATGCCCAACGGCCATTCAGTCCGCATTGCTGGAAGGCGAAGATGGCGCTGGCGCACAAGCGGCTGGAGGTGAACCAGTTGCCGACGCGCTTCCTGGAGGTGCCCAAGGTCGAGGGCGGCGTGTCCAAGACGGTGCCGGTGATCCGCGACGGCGAGCGGGTGGTGGCCGATTCCTTCGCCATCGCGCTCTATCTCGACGAAGCCTATCCGGAGCGGCCGACGCTGTTTGGCGGCGAGGGCGGCAAGGCGATGGCGCGTTTCATCGAGCGCTGGTCCCAGCTCACGATCCATCCCTTCATCACCAGCGTGGCGCTTCTCGACCTGCACGGCATGCAGGACGAGGCGAACGCGGCATATTTCCGCGAAAATCGCGAGCAGCGCTTCGGCAAGAGACTGGAAGAGGTGGTGGCCGGACGCGACGCCGGCATCACCGGCTTCCGCGCCTCGCTGGAGCCGCTGCGCTCGATGCTGACCTACCAGCCTTTCCTCGGCGGAGCATCGCCGCTGTTTGCCGACTACATCGTGTTCGGCGCGCTGCAATGGGGGCGCATCGCCTCGCCTTACCGGCTGCTCGACGAAGGCGACAGCGTGGCGCAGTGGTTCGAGCGCTGCCTCGACCTGCATGGCGGAATCGGCCGGCAGGTTGCCGCTGCCGCCTAG
- the ndk gene encoding nucleoside-diphosphate kinase produces the protein MAIERTFSMIKPDATKRNLTGAITKMLEDAGLRVIASRRVWMSRREAEGFYAVHKDRPFFGELVEFMSSGPTIVQVLEGENAIAKNRDVMGATNPANAAEGTIRKVHALSIGENSVHGSDAPETAAQEIRYWFSDTEIVG, from the coding sequence ATGGCGATCGAACGCACCTTTTCCATGATCAAGCCCGACGCGACCAAGCGCAACCTGACCGGCGCCATCACCAAGATGCTGGAAGATGCCGGGCTGCGCGTCATCGCGTCGCGCCGCGTGTGGATGAGCCGCCGCGAGGCCGAGGGCTTTTATGCCGTGCACAAGGATCGCCCGTTCTTCGGCGAGCTGGTGGAATTCATGTCGTCGGGCCCGACCATCGTCCAGGTTCTGGAAGGCGAGAACGCGATTGCCAAGAACCGCGACGTAATGGGCGCCACCAACCCGGCCAATGCCGCCGAAGGCACGATCCGCAAGGTGCATGCGCTGTCGATCGGCGAGAATTCGGTGCACGGCTCGGACGCGCCGGAGACCGCCGCGCAGGAGATCCGCTACTGGTTCTCGGACACCGAGATCGTCGGCTGA
- a CDS encoding DUF190 domain-containing protein produces MELPSQCVLLRIFFGEDDRSADGKPLHEAIVITAREAGMAGATVLRGPLGFGRSSVLHTAKILRLSQDLPIVVEIVDAPEKIDALIPQIKALTKSCLITREKVEVVRYGEGD; encoded by the coding sequence ATGGAACTTCCCAGCCAATGCGTGCTGCTCAGGATATTCTTCGGCGAGGATGACAGGTCGGCCGACGGCAAGCCGCTGCATGAGGCGATCGTCATTACGGCGCGGGAGGCCGGAATGGCCGGCGCCACGGTGCTCAGGGGGCCCCTCGGCTTCGGCCGCTCGAGCGTGCTGCACACGGCCAAGATCCTGCGCCTGTCGCAGGACCTGCCCATCGTCGTCGAGATCGTCGACGCGCCGGAAAAGATCGACGCGCTGATCCCGCAGATCAAGGCACTGACCAAGAGCTGCCTGATCACCAGGGAAAAGGTCGAGGTGGTCCGCTACGGCGAAGGGGATTGA